From Scatophagus argus isolate fScaArg1 chromosome 2, fScaArg1.pri, whole genome shotgun sequence, a single genomic window includes:
- the ccdc175 gene encoding coiled-coil domain-containing protein 175 — protein MTSCLVPDLPAVLVALEHLKELDKQLKEDGITFSLEASLHQTEITAAITELEPYRRAAHEHLEVETIENSKLRHQINNIRERMSQEIMADVAAARTSNAEEMEQLQQDFIIVSQLREATVTRQEVLLGQNEELYREREQVMAEHKEVVAALNDQITLKYGLQMHMDQTQEQTEKLKSSIATAEQDKITLQHDIVLEREAFAVKQESLHREVDQVEGKVKQQKQVIKRSRRELDRVNNKKKEAHDHLGKLTIPMAKLQNNLQRLAASRCQCEQKLEGETQKHQGLRQQRETLNKELCELGEAFSVSVQRLKEEIATVEDKIEEGRATRLLCQDTLAQNHEIFNRQNDEENEVRAENFTVSQQLERSRLKLEERITSIVKHSKEIKEMNRQMTELLEANTINKRIFEKNQEEMCSNVNAEKSNIHRFEEEKRRLTVLLEEAKRKQKQHVAKMTSDISSTRRRYQELQQEEAALQQQHPTSIDADLLISHVTQCEMEYRQKETKHHQEIEQCIAETESIMRSNDEKQREVEEKEERLREVEATWSEEQVRHERLKSVMSELWRKENDLKMSIHGLIEKTSLLLQPKDVMKAELAEMRDGHMDMLSKQASELRAAEMSIYDSRVKLEQVSMENSRLHLCIQQMTEGVSRAREDKDRYWQEIQRFRQDTQALFKSLQEAWREDIMVTRDCQSNDGVLLLSMSATLNRLRTRRQHLGNVSTLLHRQMLDFSRRLGDKTAAQHSVPADL, from the coding sequence atgacttcttGCCTCGTCCCCGACCTCCCTGCTGTCCTGGTTGCTCTCGAGCATTTAAAGGAACTggacaaacagctgaaagaggACGGAATAACATTCTCTCTTGAAGCTAGCCTCCATCAGACAGAGATAACTGCTGCTATCACTGAACTGGAGCCTTACCGGCGTGCTGCTCATGAACATTTAGAAGTGGAAACCATAGAAAATAGCAAGCTAAGACATCAAATTAACAATATTAGAGAACGAATGAGCCAGGAAATCATGGCTGACGTAGCAGCAGCCCGGACATCCAACGCTGAGGAGATGGAGCAGCTGCAACAAGACTTTATCATAGTTTCTCAGCTTCGAGAAGCAACTGTGACGAGGCAGGAAGTCCTCTTGGGACAAAACGAAGAGCTGTACCGAGAGCGAGAGCAGGTGATGGCTGAACATAAAGAGGTCGTTGCTGCTCTGAATGATCAGATCACCTTGAAGTATGGCTTGCAGATGCATATGGATCAGACACAGGAGCAGACTGAGAAGCTGAAGTCCAGCATTGCCACCGCTGAACAGGacaaaataacactgcagcatGACATAGTATTGGAGAGAGAGGCTTTCGCTGTAAAACAAGAGAGTCTGCACAGAGAAGTGGACCAGGTTGAGGGGAAAGTTAAGCAACAGAAGCAAGTGAtcaagaggagcaggagagagttGGACAGagttaacaacaaaaaaaaagaagcacatgACCATCTGGGCAAGCTCACGATTCCCATGGCCAAGCTGCAGAACAATTTACAAAGACTGGCAGCATCTCGGTGCCAGTGTGAGCAAAAGCTGGAGGGGGAAACCCAAAAGCATCAAGGGTTAAggcaacagagagaaacactgaacaaagaGCTGTGTGAATTAGGAGAAGCCTTTAGTGTTTCCGTCCAGCGTCTTAAAGAGGAAATTGCCACGGTGGAAGATAAAATAGAGGAAGGTCGAGCAACAAGATTGCTTTGTCAAGACACCCTGGCTCAAAACCATGAGATATTCAACCGCCAGAATGATGAAGAGAATGAAGTGAGGGCAGAGAATTtcacagtctcacagcagcttGAACGATCCAGGCTGAAGCTGGAGGAGCGCATCACCTCCATAGTCAAACACAGCAAGGAGATCAAAGAGATGAACAGGCAGATGACGGAGCTCCTGGAAGCCAACACAATCAACAAACGCATATTTGAGAAGAATCAGGAAGAGATGTGCAGTAATGTTAATGCAGAGAAGAGCAACATTCACCGTTTTGAGGAAGAGAAGAGGCGCCTAACAGTGTTATTGGAAGAGgcaaagaggaagcagaagCAGCATGTGGCGAAAATGACCTCCGATATCAGCAGCACCAGGAGGAGGTACCAGGAGCTTCAACAGGAGGAGGCAGCGCTCCAACAGCAGCACCCCACAAGCATAGATGCTGACTTGCTGATAAGCCACGTGACCCAGTGCGAGATGGAGTACAGACAGAAGGAGACCAAACACCATCAGGAAATAGAGCAGTGCATTGCAGAGACCGAGAGCATCATGAGGAGCAACGATgagaagcagagggaggtggaggagaaggaggagaggctCAGGGAGGTGGAGGCAACATGGAGCGAAGAGCAAGTCAGGCACGAGAGGCTGAAATCAGTGATGTCTGAGCTGTGGAGGAAGGAGAATGATCTGAAGATGTCAATTCATGGGCTGATAGAGAAAACCAGCTTATTGCTTCAGCCCAAAGACGTGATGAAGGCTGAGCTGGCTGAGATGCGAGATGGTCACATGGACATGCTCAGCAAACAGGCCtcagagctgagagctgcagagaTGAGCATCTATGACAGCAGGGTGAAACTGGAGCAGGTCAGCATGGAGAACAGCAGGCTGCATCTCTGTATCCAACAGATGACAGAGGGTGTTAGCAGAGCCAGGGAGGACAAAGACAGATACTGGCAGGAGATTCAGCGGTTCAGGCAGGACACACAGGCCTTGTTTAAGAGTTTACAGGAAGCATGGAGAGAGGATATCATGGTGACTCGGGACTGTCAGAGCAACGATGGTGTCCTGTTATTGTCAATGAGTGCCACACTAAACCGCCTGAGGACCAGAAGACAGCATTTAGGGAATGTCAGCACACTCCTGCATCGACAAATGTTAGACTTCAGCAGACGGCTGGGAGATaaaacagctgcacagcacagtgtgCCTGCTGACTTGTAG